Proteins co-encoded in one Actinomycetota bacterium genomic window:
- a CDS encoding ABC transporter permease gives MKKFHLRDIFASGNFGLFVAALVLFAVLSIFSDSFLTSYNMYTIGRTLSLYAFIGLSQALVLVVGDMNLSVGAIGGLATITAGYLIDIHHMPGWIAVAVALLVGIACGVFNGLIITKFGINSFIVTLATSFIFTGINYGFTQGFSFVNIPESFTLLGKGQIFGIPSLFIFLIFCLIILFLFFRFSIAGRRLLAVGENSEAAKFSGVNVDKIKLLSHILSGFIAGLAGVLYISRMGTSSPVTGQDWLIISFAVAIIGGTGLSGGSLTAFGLLIGAIIMVMIKNGLVVLQTNVYWEQSFLGLLILVAVGIDRIRTVYNQKKLLS, from the coding sequence TTGAAAAAGTTTCACCTAAGAGATATCTTTGCAAGCGGTAATTTTGGATTATTTGTCGCAGCTCTTGTTTTATTCGCAGTACTTTCCATTTTTTCTGACAGTTTCCTGACATCTTATAATATGTATACTATAGGCAGAACTTTATCTCTTTATGCATTTATAGGATTATCCCAGGCACTTGTCCTTGTTGTGGGAGACATGAATCTTTCAGTGGGGGCTATTGGCGGACTTGCAACAATCACAGCCGGTTATCTTATAGATATACACCATATGCCGGGATGGATTGCGGTTGCCGTTGCCCTGCTTGTAGGAATAGCCTGCGGAGTTTTTAACGGTTTGATAATTACGAAATTCGGCATTAATTCCTTTATTGTAACACTGGCAACTTCTTTTATTTTTACAGGCATAAATTATGGTTTTACCCAGGGCTTCTCTTTCGTAAATATTCCTGAATCATTCACTCTTTTAGGAAAAGGTCAGATATTCGGAATACCTTCATTGTTCATCTTCCTTATTTTCTGTCTGATAATTTTATTTTTATTTTTCAGATTTTCAATTGCAGGAAGAAGACTACTGGCAGTGGGGGAAAATTCAGAAGCTGCAAAGTTTTCAGGAGTAAATGTAGATAAAATAAAATTATTAAGCCATATCCTCTCAGGTTTTATAGCAGGGCTTGCGGGTGTTCTGTATATCTCAAGGATGGGGACATCAAGCCCCGTAACCGGACAGGACTGGCTTATCATCTCATTTGCAGTTGCGATTATCGGAGGAACAGGCTTAAGCGGTGGTTCTCTGACCGCTTTCGGACTTTTAATAGGTGCAATAATCATGGTAATGATAAAAAACGGCCTGGTCGTGCTACAGACAAACGTTTACTGGGAGCAGTCATTTCTGGGATTGCTCATTCTTGTAGCTGTCGGCATTGACAGGATAAGAACAGTTTACAACCAGAAAAAACTATTATCCTGA